The proteins below are encoded in one region of Pseudonocardia sp. DSM 110487:
- a CDS encoding PucR family transcriptional regulator encodes MPHLIRRNVQERALLTLADLVADPALRLAVVAGRDELGREIEAAAVSELAEPGPWLQGGELLLTIGLLLDESDGGCAAYVAGLLAAGVRALGLGLGADLRYQSAPPCLIRAADDAGLPLLTVPDGVPFIAVTKAVFAWRAREERRQLEWALHTQRALTAAAVQPGGLTGIIGAYERATGRAALVVDLLERPIASSRPGHEALVADFTGMLARVRAQGLLGAAVDATAGSRREVHPLGSRRLRAWLLVAGPADRVGSNLVTGDLVSLLSLELERVHGLGATRQRDRAQVLARLARGTVDDLVATRWLDAAGLPGGDLQAAVVAAPHAVELAADIAGALPDALTRVVEVAEESCVELAVPVGVDLTAVLGTLAPARPAGIGIGVRPGALVVSLRQARSALPESRITGRHVHAADIASSRQLLATVPADRLQGYADAVLGPLDAGERSAELVRTLTAFLEHNGHWEAAAAALQVHRHTVRNRIATVEELTGRRLASAHDRQELWLALRARDLARTSDS; translated from the coding sequence TTGCCGCATCTGATTCGCCGGAACGTCCAGGAGCGCGCCCTGCTGACCCTCGCCGACCTCGTCGCCGACCCGGCGCTGCGGCTCGCGGTCGTCGCGGGCCGGGACGAGCTGGGCCGCGAGATCGAGGCCGCGGCCGTGTCCGAACTCGCGGAGCCCGGACCGTGGCTGCAGGGCGGCGAGTTGCTGCTCACCATCGGGTTGCTGCTCGACGAGTCCGATGGCGGCTGCGCCGCGTACGTCGCCGGTCTGCTCGCCGCGGGCGTGCGGGCGCTCGGGCTGGGACTCGGCGCGGACCTGCGCTACCAGTCGGCTCCGCCCTGCCTGATCCGCGCCGCCGACGACGCCGGCCTGCCGCTGCTGACCGTGCCCGACGGGGTGCCGTTCATCGCCGTGACGAAGGCCGTGTTCGCCTGGCGGGCGCGCGAGGAACGCCGCCAGCTGGAATGGGCGCTGCACACCCAGCGCGCACTCACCGCGGCGGCCGTCCAACCAGGCGGCCTCACCGGCATCATCGGCGCGTACGAGCGGGCCACCGGCCGGGCCGCCCTCGTCGTCGACCTGCTCGAACGCCCGATCGCGAGCTCCCGTCCCGGACACGAGGCCCTCGTGGCCGACTTCACGGGCATGCTCGCCCGGGTCCGCGCCCAGGGGCTGCTCGGCGCGGCGGTCGACGCCACCGCGGGCAGCAGGCGGGAGGTGCACCCGCTCGGGTCGCGCAGGCTACGGGCCTGGCTCCTGGTCGCGGGGCCGGCCGACCGGGTCGGCTCCAACCTCGTCACGGGCGACCTCGTGTCGCTGCTGTCGCTCGAGCTCGAACGCGTGCACGGGTTGGGGGCGACGCGCCAGCGCGATCGCGCCCAGGTGCTCGCCCGGCTGGCCAGGGGCACCGTCGACGACCTCGTCGCCACCCGCTGGTTGGACGCGGCCGGGCTGCCCGGCGGCGACCTGCAGGCGGCCGTCGTCGCCGCGCCGCACGCGGTGGAGCTCGCCGCCGACATCGCCGGGGCCCTGCCCGACGCGCTGACCCGCGTCGTCGAGGTGGCCGAGGAGTCCTGCGTCGAGCTGGCCGTCCCCGTCGGCGTCGACCTGACCGCGGTACTCGGCACCCTCGCCCCCGCGCGTCCCGCCGGGATCGGGATCGGGGTACGGCCGGGAGCGCTCGTCGTGTCGCTGCGGCAAGCGCGCTCCGCGCTGCCCGAGAGCCGGATCACCGGCCGTCACGTGCACGCCGCCGACATCGCGAGCAGCCGCCAGCTGCTCGCGACCGTGCCCGCGGATCGCCTGCAGGGCTATGCCGACGCCGTGCTCGGCCCCCTGGATGCCGGCGAGCGATCCGCCGAGCTGGTGCGCACCCTCACCGCATTCCTCGAGCACAACGGCCACTGGGAGGCGGCCGCCGCCGCGTTGCAGGTCCACCGCCACACCGTGCGGAACCGGATCGCGACCGTGGAGGAGCTCACCGGCCGCCGGCTCGCCTCGGCCCACGACCGGCAGGAGCTGTGGCTCGCGCTGCGCGCCCGCGACCTGGCACGCACGTCCGACAGCTGA
- a CDS encoding NAD(P)-dependent alcohol dehydrogenase yields the protein MKAVRLHAYHQQPQLEQVPEPEVRGPHDVVVRVGGAGPCRTDLHIRDGWFAPAVPTELPLTLGHENSGWVHEVGSAVENVAVGDAVICHPQQSCGVCPACRIGDDMRCARGLAFNGLTRDGGFAELFATADRAVLTLPSGLRPAEVAPHADAGLTVMHVVRKAVPLLGPGTRVVVVGIGGLGHIGVQCLRALTAAEVIAVDRDPDALKLATGVGAHHVVPADEQQVERVRALTGGAGAEVVIDFVGEGDAVAAAIGMVRARGTYFVVGYGGELRVLTFAVVLPEISIVGNAVGTHDDLRELMALAATGAAPVHTRTYPLDAFADAMADLEQGRMHGRGVLVP from the coding sequence ATGAAGGCCGTCCGGCTCCACGCGTACCACCAGCAGCCGCAGCTCGAGCAGGTGCCCGAACCGGAGGTCCGCGGCCCGCACGACGTCGTTGTCCGGGTCGGCGGTGCCGGGCCGTGCCGCACCGATCTCCACATCCGTGACGGGTGGTTCGCCCCAGCGGTGCCCACCGAGCTGCCGCTGACGCTCGGGCACGAGAACAGCGGGTGGGTGCACGAGGTCGGGTCGGCTGTCGAGAACGTCGCCGTCGGCGACGCCGTCATCTGCCACCCGCAGCAGTCGTGCGGTGTCTGCCCGGCCTGCCGGATCGGCGACGACATGCGCTGCGCCCGCGGTCTCGCCTTCAACGGCCTGACCCGCGACGGCGGGTTCGCCGAGCTGTTCGCGACGGCCGATCGCGCCGTGTTGACGCTCCCGTCCGGGTTGCGGCCGGCCGAGGTCGCGCCGCACGCCGACGCGGGGCTGACCGTGATGCACGTCGTCCGCAAGGCTGTGCCGCTGCTCGGGCCCGGGACGCGCGTGGTCGTCGTCGGGATCGGCGGACTCGGGCACATCGGTGTGCAGTGCCTGCGCGCTCTCACCGCCGCCGAGGTCATCGCCGTCGACCGCGACCCCGACGCGCTCAAGCTGGCCACGGGCGTCGGCGCGCACCACGTCGTTCCCGCTGACGAGCAGCAGGTCGAGCGTGTTCGCGCCCTGACCGGCGGCGCCGGAGCCGAGGTGGTCATCGACTTCGTCGGCGAGGGGGACGCCGTGGCCGCCGCCATCGGCATGGTGCGTGCTCGCGGCACCTACTTCGTGGTGGGCTACGGCGGCGAGCTGCGGGTGCTGACCTTCGCGGTGGTGCTGCCCGAGATCAGCATCGTCGGGAACGCCGTGGGCACGCACGACGACCTGCGCGAACTGATGGCACTCGCGGCGACGGGCGCGGCACCGGTGCACACCCGCACCTACCCGCTCGACGCCTTCGCCGACGCGATGGCCGACCTCGAGCAGGGCCGCATGCACGGTCGGGGTGTCCTCGTTCCCTGA
- a CDS encoding AAA family ATPase has protein sequence MASMHTAAVSEASCDHPEVLPLRAVDPLPHHPRRVLVAGCSGAGKSTVAAALADRLGIPYHELDALRHGPGWVPRAEFAADVAAFAATECWITEWQGAAVRPLLLARADLVVWLDLPRRRVFGQLLRRTVRRRVRRIELWNGNVEPPLWTVVTDPEHVLRWACRPTGAISAACGSCLPTARLRRWSGSAAAVRCGAGWPRSSAGVRGRSARGRAAGSARSSDPG, from the coding sequence GTGGCCAGCATGCACACAGCCGCTGTCAGTGAGGCGAGCTGCGATCATCCGGAGGTGCTGCCGCTGCGCGCGGTCGACCCGCTGCCACATCACCCGCGTCGCGTCCTCGTGGCGGGCTGCTCGGGCGCGGGGAAGAGCACCGTCGCCGCGGCGCTCGCCGACCGGCTCGGTATCCCGTACCACGAGCTGGACGCGCTGCGGCACGGGCCGGGCTGGGTGCCCCGCGCGGAGTTCGCGGCGGACGTTGCCGCGTTCGCCGCGACGGAGTGCTGGATCACCGAATGGCAGGGTGCGGCGGTGCGGCCACTGCTGCTGGCCCGTGCCGACCTGGTCGTGTGGCTCGACCTGCCCCGCCGGCGGGTGTTCGGGCAGTTGCTCCGGCGCACCGTGCGTCGCCGGGTGCGGCGCATCGAGCTGTGGAACGGCAACGTCGAACCGCCGCTGTGGACCGTCGTCACCGATCCCGAGCACGTCCTGCGGTGGGCGTGTCGTCCTACCGGCGCGATCAGCGCCGCATGCGGGAGCTGTCTGCCGACCGCACGGCTCCGCCGGTGGTCCGGCTCCGCAGCCGCCGTGAGGTGCGGCGCTGGTTGGCCGCGATCTAGTGCCGGGGTTCGCGGGCGATCAGCACGCGGGCGGGCGGCAGGTTCCGCCAGATCGTCGGACCCGGGGTGA
- a CDS encoding class I SAM-dependent methyltransferase, protein MSDGRVLFQEFLRAPTRVATVTASSDALVTGLLAPHQLDGSRVVVELGAGTGRVTDALQHRLRGAGRHIAVEINPVLAELLAARHPAVTVVCADAARLPDVLTEHGIERADAIVSLLPWAAYASAPVPAIAARALAPSGTFTQATLRGFHLLPPARRQARDLRAAFGSLTPGPTIWRNLPPARVLIAREPRH, encoded by the coding sequence GTGAGTGATGGCCGAGTGCTGTTCCAGGAGTTCCTGCGCGCGCCGACGCGTGTCGCGACCGTGACGGCGAGCTCGGACGCGCTGGTCACGGGCCTGCTCGCGCCGCACCAGCTCGACGGCTCGCGGGTGGTCGTCGAGCTGGGCGCGGGCACCGGGCGGGTCACCGACGCGCTGCAGCACCGCCTCCGCGGCGCCGGCCGGCACATCGCCGTCGAGATCAACCCGGTGCTCGCGGAACTGCTCGCCGCCCGCCACCCGGCCGTCACCGTCGTCTGCGCCGACGCGGCCCGGCTGCCGGACGTGCTGACCGAGCACGGCATCGAGCGCGCCGACGCGATCGTGAGCCTGCTGCCGTGGGCGGCCTACGCGTCCGCGCCGGTACCGGCCATCGCCGCCCGCGCCCTTGCGCCGTCCGGCACGTTCACCCAGGCCACCCTGCGCGGCTTCCACCTGCTCCCGCCCGCCCGCCGCCAGGCACGGGACCTGCGGGCGGCGTTCGGCTCGCTCACCCCGGGTCCGACGATCTGGCGGAACCTGCCGCCCGCCCGCGTGCTGATCGCCCGCGAACCCCGGCACTAG
- a CDS encoding pyridoxamine 5'-phosphate oxidase family protein, whose translation MSTWDEFTTGAPRIAEIFVRRHAKTGNLCMLATLRSDGFPRISPIEPRIFEGRLIVAGMPGTTKFRDLGRDPRFCLHTATVDTHVSDGDAKLFGRVHDEQDEALHQRFADALYAETGFDLRGREFRPFYVADLTGASSVELVDGAMEVTIWKPGEPERVVRKA comes from the coding sequence ATGAGCACATGGGACGAGTTCACCACCGGCGCACCGCGGATCGCCGAGATCTTCGTGCGCCGCCACGCGAAGACCGGGAACCTGTGCATGCTGGCCACGCTCCGCTCCGACGGCTTCCCGCGGATCAGCCCGATCGAACCGCGGATCTTCGAGGGGCGGCTCATCGTCGCCGGCATGCCGGGCACCACGAAGTTCCGCGACCTCGGCCGCGACCCGCGCTTCTGCCTGCACACCGCCACCGTCGACACCCACGTGTCCGACGGCGACGCGAAGCTCTTCGGGCGTGTGCACGACGAGCAGGACGAGGCCCTGCACCAGCGGTTCGCCGACGCGCTGTACGCCGAGACCGGGTTCGACCTGCGGGGACGCGAGTTCCGGCCCTTCTACGTCGCGGATCTGACCGGGGCGTCGTCGGTGGAGCTCGTCGACGGCGCGATGGAGGTGACGATCTGGAAGCCGGGTGAGCCGGAGCGGGTGGTCCGGAAGGCCTGA
- a CDS encoding HpcH/HpaI aldolase/citrate lyase family protein, giving the protein MPHRGGVVEGGSAVRHFGYLSASDTDALFEAPPEQFGRESAADLLAVALGATLYMPASRPALAADVTKQAAAGVTSVVVCLEDAIADAELAEAEANLVAAFTELHEQARTELPLLFVRVREPGQIPQLVTRLGPASTVIDGFVLPKFTAALGAAYLRAVDEADALRGPGPVLRVMPVIESGAVLYAETRVEELTRLRDLLHRERHRILAIRLGATDLCALYGLRRSPDLSIYDVKVVSDLIADVVNVLGRVDGTGFTVTGPVWEYFGGPERIFKPQLRQSPFVEHDEPDLRGHLVSRAIDGLIREVTLDRANGLTGKTAIHPSHVAVVNALSVVSHEEHRDAADVLGAGRAGGVLASVHRNKMNEIRPHTAWARDTMLRARVFGVAADGVSFVDLLAASLPR; this is encoded by the coding sequence GTGCCACACCGGGGTGGCGTCGTCGAGGGGGGCTCCGCCGTGCGGCACTTCGGGTACTTGAGCGCGTCCGACACCGACGCGCTGTTCGAGGCGCCACCCGAGCAGTTCGGCCGCGAGAGCGCCGCCGACCTGCTCGCGGTGGCCCTCGGCGCCACGCTCTACATGCCGGCGAGCCGTCCCGCGCTCGCCGCGGACGTCACCAAGCAGGCAGCGGCCGGAGTCACCTCGGTCGTCGTCTGCCTCGAGGACGCGATCGCCGATGCTGAACTCGCCGAGGCCGAGGCCAACCTGGTCGCGGCGTTCACCGAACTGCACGAGCAGGCCCGCACCGAGCTGCCGCTGCTGTTCGTCCGGGTCCGGGAGCCGGGGCAGATCCCGCAGCTGGTGACGCGCCTCGGGCCCGCCTCCACGGTGATCGACGGTTTCGTGCTGCCCAAGTTCACGGCCGCGCTCGGGGCGGCCTACCTGCGCGCGGTCGACGAGGCCGACGCGTTGCGAGGGCCGGGACCGGTCCTGCGGGTCATGCCGGTGATCGAGTCCGGCGCCGTGCTGTACGCCGAGACCCGCGTCGAGGAGCTCACGCGGCTGCGCGACCTGCTGCACCGCGAGCGGCACCGCATCCTCGCCATTCGGCTCGGCGCCACCGATCTCTGCGCGCTGTACGGGCTGCGGCGCTCGCCTGACCTGTCCATCTACGACGTCAAGGTGGTCAGCGACCTGATCGCCGACGTGGTCAACGTGCTCGGCAGGGTCGACGGCACCGGCTTCACCGTCACCGGCCCGGTCTGGGAGTACTTCGGCGGCCCGGAACGCATCTTCAAGCCGCAGCTGCGGCAGTCGCCGTTCGTCGAGCACGACGAGCCCGACCTGCGCGGCCACCTCGTCTCCCGGGCGATCGACGGGCTGATCCGCGAGGTCACCCTCGACCGCGCCAACGGGCTCACCGGCAAGACCGCGATCCACCCGAGCCACGTGGCCGTCGTCAACGCGCTGTCGGTCGTCTCCCACGAGGAGCACCGCGACGCGGCGGACGTGCTCGGCGCGGGCCGCGCGGGGGGCGTACTGGCGTCGGTGCACCGGAACAAGATGAACGAGATCCGGCCGCACACCGCGTGGGCCCGCGACACCATGCTGCGGGCCCGGGTGTTCGGCGTCGCCGCCGACGGGGTGTCCTTCGTCGATCTGCTGGCCGCGAGCCTGCCGCGATGA
- the polA gene encoding DNA polymerase I, translated as MSTATTTSSKPGAAQAQPPSTGRRLLLLDGHSLAYRAFFALPAENFRTGTGQTTNAVYGFTSMLINLLRDEQPTHLAVCFDVSRSTFRNERYAEYKANRTTTPDDFRGQIDLIKEVLRALNIPEFGVEGYEADDVIATLASQAEADGFQVSITTGDRDAFQLVSDNVMVLYPKRGVSELSRVDPAEVMNRYGLTPAQYPDFAALRGDPSDNLPSIPGVGEKTAAKWVREFGSLADLTDRVDEVKGKAGDALRAHLAGVLLNRQLTELIRDVPLDAVPADLAVRPWDRDAVHRLFDELEFRVLRERLFATLQSAEPEAEGGIEVQGGTIEPGGVRAWLDEHARAGRRIGIAFAGVRGGVTTSDLTGIGLAVGEPTVEARAGLDSRPPAAAGVPQAGYLDVTRLTPDDEAALGEWLADPSVPKTAHDAKSALHALRGRGWTLAGLTSDTALAAYLARPGQRSFDLADLALRYLRRELRSDGEVENGQLSLLGGEEEADAAHAQAQMIAASAVADLADALDVELAQRGGTELLAELELPLEYVLADLETAGIAVDHEALSALEAEFAAQVKQAAQDAYAVIGKEINLGSPKQLQVVLFDELGMPKTKRTKTGYTTDADALQTLYEQTGHEFLSHLLLHRDAMRLKVTVEGLLKSIADDGRIHTTYSQTIAATGRLSSTEPNLQNVPIRTAAGRRIRETFVVGPAPADFSWAELMTADYSQIEMRIMAHLSEDSALIEAFRSSHDFHADTAARVFGCEPTEVSVEQRAKIKAMNYGLAYGLSAFGLSGQLRISTEEARALMDDYFEVFGGVRDYLRSIVDIARKEGYTATIMGRRRYLPDLTSDNRQRREMAERMALNAPIQGSAADIIKVAMLGVHRALTAEGLRSRMLLQVHDELVLEVAEGERERVEELVRREMGAAAKLSVPLEISVGYGRSWDDAAH; from the coding sequence GTGAGCACCGCCACCACCACGTCCAGCAAGCCGGGCGCTGCACAGGCGCAGCCGCCGTCGACGGGAAGGCGGTTGCTGCTGCTCGACGGCCATTCGCTGGCCTACCGCGCGTTCTTCGCGCTGCCCGCGGAGAACTTCCGCACCGGCACGGGGCAGACCACCAACGCGGTCTACGGCTTCACGTCGATGCTGATCAACCTGCTGCGCGACGAGCAGCCCACCCACCTCGCGGTGTGCTTCGACGTCTCGCGCTCCACGTTCCGCAACGAGCGCTACGCCGAGTACAAGGCGAATCGGACGACGACTCCGGACGACTTCCGCGGCCAGATCGACCTCATCAAGGAGGTGCTGCGCGCGCTCAACATCCCGGAGTTCGGCGTCGAGGGCTACGAGGCGGACGACGTGATCGCCACCCTGGCCAGCCAGGCCGAGGCCGATGGCTTCCAGGTGTCCATCACCACCGGCGACCGCGACGCGTTCCAGCTGGTCAGCGACAACGTGATGGTGCTCTACCCGAAGCGAGGGGTATCGGAGCTCTCGCGGGTCGACCCGGCCGAGGTGATGAACCGCTACGGGCTCACGCCCGCGCAGTACCCCGACTTCGCGGCGCTGCGTGGCGACCCGAGCGACAACCTGCCGAGCATCCCGGGCGTCGGGGAGAAGACGGCGGCCAAGTGGGTGCGCGAGTTCGGCTCGCTCGCCGACCTCACCGACCGCGTCGACGAGGTCAAGGGCAAGGCGGGCGACGCGCTGCGTGCCCACCTCGCGGGCGTCCTGCTCAACCGCCAGCTCACCGAGCTGATCCGCGACGTCCCGCTCGACGCCGTTCCCGCCGACCTCGCCGTGCGCCCGTGGGACCGCGACGCGGTCCACCGGCTGTTCGACGAGCTGGAGTTCCGGGTGCTGCGCGAGCGGCTCTTCGCCACGCTGCAGAGCGCCGAGCCAGAGGCCGAGGGCGGCATCGAGGTGCAGGGTGGCACGATCGAGCCCGGCGGGGTGCGGGCATGGCTCGACGAGCACGCCCGCGCCGGTCGCCGCATCGGCATCGCGTTCGCGGGAGTGCGGGGCGGCGTCACCACCTCGGACCTCACCGGCATCGGGCTCGCGGTGGGCGAGCCCACCGTGGAGGCCCGTGCAGGGCTCGATTCCCGCCCACCCGCCGCCGCCGGCGTGCCGCAGGCGGGCTACCTGGACGTCACCCGGCTCACCCCGGACGACGAGGCCGCGCTGGGGGAGTGGCTCGCCGACCCGTCCGTCCCGAAGACCGCCCACGACGCCAAGTCCGCGCTCCACGCGCTGCGCGGGCGCGGTTGGACGCTCGCGGGCCTCACCAGCGACACCGCGCTCGCGGCCTACCTCGCCCGGCCCGGGCAGCGCAGCTTCGACCTGGCCGACCTCGCGCTGCGCTACCTGCGCCGCGAGCTGCGCTCCGACGGCGAGGTCGAGAACGGCCAGCTGTCGCTGCTCGGCGGCGAGGAGGAGGCCGACGCGGCCCACGCGCAGGCGCAGATGATCGCCGCGTCCGCCGTCGCCGACCTGGCAGACGCACTCGACGTCGAGCTGGCGCAGCGCGGGGGCACCGAGCTTCTCGCCGAGCTGGAGCTGCCCCTCGAGTACGTGCTCGCCGACCTGGAGACCGCGGGCATCGCCGTCGACCACGAGGCCCTCTCCGCCCTGGAGGCGGAGTTCGCCGCGCAGGTCAAGCAGGCCGCGCAGGACGCATACGCCGTGATCGGCAAGGAGATCAACCTCGGCTCGCCCAAGCAGCTGCAGGTCGTGCTGTTCGACGAGCTGGGCATGCCGAAGACCAAGCGCACCAAGACCGGCTACACCACCGACGCCGACGCGCTGCAGACGCTCTACGAGCAGACCGGCCACGAGTTCCTGTCCCACCTTCTCCTGCACCGCGACGCCATGCGGCTCAAGGTCACCGTCGAGGGGCTGCTCAAGTCGATCGCCGACGACGGCCGCATCCACACCACCTACAGCCAGACGATCGCCGCCACCGGCCGCCTCTCGTCCACCGAGCCCAACCTGCAGAACGTCCCGATCCGCACGGCGGCGGGCCGCCGGATCCGCGAGACGTTCGTGGTGGGCCCGGCACCTGCTGATTTCTCGTGGGCGGAGCTGATGACCGCCGACTACAGCCAGATCGAGATGCGGATCATGGCGCACCTGTCGGAGGATTCCGCGCTCATCGAGGCGTTCCGCTCCAGCCACGACTTCCACGCCGATACCGCGGCGCGGGTGTTCGGCTGCGAGCCCACCGAAGTGTCGGTGGAGCAGCGGGCCAAGATCAAGGCGATGAACTACGGGCTGGCCTACGGCCTGTCCGCGTTCGGTCTGTCCGGCCAGCTGCGGATCTCCACCGAGGAGGCCCGCGCATTGATGGACGACTACTTCGAGGTCTTCGGCGGGGTGCGCGACTACCTGCGCAGCATCGTCGACATCGCCCGCAAGGAGGGCTACACAGCCACGATCATGGGCCGCCGCCGCTACCTGCCCGACCTCACGAGCGACAACCGGCAGCGCCGCGAGATGGCCGAGCGCATGGCCCTCAACGCGCCGATCCAGGGCAGCGCCGCCGACATCATCAAGGTCGCGATGCTCGGCGTCCACCGCGCCCTCACCGCCGAGGGCCTGCGCAGCCGCATGCTGCTGCAGGTGCACGACGAGCTCGTGCTCGAGGTGGCCGAGGGGGAGCGCGAGCGGGTGGAGGAGCTCGTCCGGCGCGAGATGGGTGCGGCAGCGAAGCTGTCGGTGCCCCTCGAGATCTCCGTCGGGTACGGGCGCAGCTGGGACGACGCGGCGCACTGA
- a CDS encoding TerD family protein, producing MSVSLTKGGNVSLSKEAPGLTNVVVGLGWDTRTTTGAEFDLDASAIVAGPDGKVVSDKHFIFFNNLVTPDGTVEHTGDNLTGEGEGDDEQVKVNLAALTPETDKIVFMVSIYQGDERGQSFGQVRNAFIRVVNAADSKEIARYDLSEDASTETAMVFGEVYRNGADWKFRAVGQGYASGLAGIARDYGVNV from the coding sequence GTGAGCGTCAGCCTCACCAAGGGTGGAAACGTCAGCCTCAGCAAGGAGGCCCCCGGCCTGACCAACGTGGTCGTCGGCCTCGGATGGGACACCCGCACCACCACCGGCGCGGAGTTCGACCTGGACGCGTCCGCGATCGTCGCGGGCCCCGACGGGAAGGTCGTGTCCGACAAGCACTTCATCTTCTTCAACAACCTGGTGACGCCCGACGGCACCGTCGAGCACACCGGCGACAACCTCACCGGCGAGGGCGAGGGCGACGACGAGCAGGTCAAGGTCAACCTGGCCGCGCTGACCCCGGAGACCGACAAGATCGTCTTCATGGTCAGCATCTACCAGGGCGACGAGCGCGGGCAGAGCTTCGGCCAGGTGCGCAACGCCTTCATCCGCGTGGTCAACGCCGCCGACTCCAAGGAGATCGCCCGCTACGACCTCTCCGAGGACGCCTCCACCGAGACCGCGATGGTGTTCGGCGAGGTCTACCGCAACGGCGCCGACTGGAAGTTCCGCGCCGTGGGCCAGGGCTACGCCTCCGGGCTCGCCGGCATCGCCCGCGACTACGGCGTCAACGTCTGA
- a CDS encoding tellurium resistance protein: MAIDYTKRPSKPAGDSGGVSLSKVTLTKSAPSVSLTKRGATGGQLRVNLRWSAGEQQQSRGLFGKRRGNAIDLDLACLWEFSDGSKGVVQALGNAFQAPYHGAPIIRLDGDDRSGTASGGENMFIDLSRVDEIRRILVFTFIYEGVPNWASAGGVVTLHPASGPEIEVRLDEPDPSSPTCVIAMLENQGGDLVVRREVRYIRGGQADVDDAYGWGMEWARGRK; this comes from the coding sequence GTGGCGATCGACTACACCAAGCGGCCGTCGAAGCCCGCGGGTGACTCGGGCGGGGTGTCCCTGTCCAAGGTCACGCTCACCAAGTCCGCGCCGAGCGTCTCGCTCACCAAGCGAGGCGCGACGGGCGGCCAGCTGCGCGTGAACCTCCGGTGGAGCGCTGGCGAGCAGCAGCAGAGCCGGGGCCTGTTCGGCAAGCGCCGCGGCAACGCGATCGACCTCGACCTCGCCTGCCTCTGGGAGTTCTCCGACGGCAGCAAGGGCGTGGTGCAGGCGCTCGGCAACGCGTTCCAGGCGCCCTACCACGGCGCGCCGATCATCCGGCTGGACGGCGACGACCGCTCCGGGACGGCCAGCGGCGGCGAGAACATGTTCATCGACCTGTCGCGGGTCGACGAGATCCGCCGCATCCTGGTGTTCACCTTCATCTACGAGGGTGTGCCCAACTGGGCCAGCGCCGGCGGGGTGGTCACCCTCCACCCGGCCAGCGGGCCGGAGATCGAGGTGCGGCTCGACGAGCCCGACCCGAGCTCGCCCACCTGCGTGATCGCGATGCTGGAGAACCAGGGCGGAGACCTCGTGGTGCGCCGCGAGGTGCGCTACATCCGAGGCGGCCAGGCCGACGTCGACGATGCGTACGGCTGGGGAATGGAGTGGGCGCGCGGGCGCAAGTAG
- the speB gene encoding agmatinase, producing the protein MPLGPVDARATPRFAGPDTFARLPRLDQVTDVDVAVLGMPFDSGVSYRPGARFGPAHVRASSKLLRPHHPALKVDPFADQQVVDAGDVSINPFDLDDAIRSVERASDELRGGGARLLSIGGDHTIALPLLRSVHRTHGPVAVLHFDAHLDTWDTYFGAPYTHGTPFRRASEEGLLDPERCLHVGIRGPLYGAADLADDARLGFQVIGSDDYQIDGLSTVVERMRARLGDGPVYVSVDIDVLDPAHAPGTGTPEAGGLTSRELLHTLRGLVGTDIVGADIVEVAPAYDHAEITGIAAAHVAYELLAVLAAK; encoded by the coding sequence ATGCCGCTGGGACCAGTCGACGCGAGAGCCACGCCCCGCTTCGCCGGACCGGACACGTTCGCGCGTCTGCCGCGCCTCGACCAGGTCACCGACGTGGACGTGGCCGTGCTCGGGATGCCCTTCGACTCCGGGGTGTCCTACCGGCCCGGCGCCCGCTTCGGGCCCGCCCACGTCCGCGCGTCGTCGAAGCTGCTGCGCCCGCACCACCCTGCCCTGAAGGTGGATCCGTTCGCCGACCAGCAGGTGGTCGACGCGGGCGACGTGTCGATCAACCCGTTCGACCTCGACGACGCGATCCGGTCCGTCGAACGCGCCTCCGACGAGCTGCGCGGCGGCGGGGCCCGCCTGCTGTCCATCGGCGGGGACCACACGATCGCGCTGCCGCTGCTGCGCTCGGTGCACCGCACGCACGGGCCGGTCGCCGTGCTGCACTTCGACGCCCACCTCGACACGTGGGACACCTACTTCGGCGCGCCCTACACCCACGGCACCCCGTTCCGGCGGGCGAGCGAGGAGGGTCTGCTCGACCCGGAGCGCTGCCTGCACGTCGGGATCCGCGGGCCGCTCTACGGAGCAGCGGACCTCGCCGACGACGCCCGGCTCGGCTTCCAGGTGATCGGCTCAGACGACTACCAGATCGACGGGCTCTCCACCGTGGTCGAGCGGATGCGCGCCCGCCTCGGCGACGGCCCGGTCTACGTCTCGGTCGACATCGACGTGCTCGACCCCGCCCACGCACCCGGCACCGGCACTCCCGAGGCAGGCGGGCTGACCAGCCGCGAGCTGCTGCACACGCTGCGCGGGCTCGTCGGGACCGACATCGTCGGCGCCGACATCGTGGAGGTCGCCCCGGCCTACGACCACGCGGAGATCACCGGGATCGCGGCGGCGCACGTGGCCTACGAGCTGCTCGCGGTGCTGGCAGCGAAATGA